GTCGCAGCCGTCCCAGGTGACATCGTGGTCGCCGGCGGCAAGAGAGCCGGCGACGAGGCGCCGCACGCGCGCGCCGCGCACGTCGTGGATGTCGAGGCGCACCGGGCCGCTGCGCGCCGTCACGAAACGGATCGTCGTGCGCGGGTTGAACGGGTTCGGCGCCGCGCGCAGGGTCCCGGCCGCCAGGCCCGGCACCTCGTCGGGGGTCGGCGTCACCTGCTGCCCGTAGAGCAGGGTGACCGGCAGCACCGACGCCCCGTGGGGATCGTTGGTCATGAAGATGACGTCGGACTCGTAGGTGCCCTCGGCCAGGCCCGCCGGATCGATGAGCACCTGCACCGTCGCCGAAGCGCCCGGATCGAGCCAGGCCGGGACGCCGGCCACCTGCAGCCACGCCGCCGGCGCGTACACCGCGCCGAAGACGAGGGGGAGTTCGCCGTAGTTGGTGATCTGCACGCCGAGGGGCGCCGACGCGGGCACGTAGTCCAGGGCCGCCGGGATGGCGATCAGGCCCGCTCCGGTGGCGTTGTCCCGGCCGCTGGCGGCCGGCGCCGCGGTCAGGTCGTGGGCCGTGGTCTCGAAGGTCTCGGCGAGCTGGGCCGGCGTCAGGCCGGGGGTCTTCTCCAGGGCGAGGCAGAAGGCGGCCGTGACCAGGGGGCAGGCCATGCTCGTGCCGTCGTAGGCGACGTAGCCGTCGAGGCCCGTGGTGCTGGTCACGGACACGCCGGGCGCGGCGAGGTCGGGCTTCATCAGGCCGGGCGGATACGGGTAGTCGTCGTAGGGCGTGTCGCCGTGGGGGTTGGCCGTGTTCCACTCGGTCGGGCCGCGGCTGCTGGTGGGGCCCACCTGCCAGGCGCTGTCCACGGCGCCGACGGTGATCACGGCCGCCGCGCCGCCGTTGGGCGCGTACCACGGGTTGGGGCAGTCGCCGGGGCTGCCGATGTCGTCGGGCAGGGCGTAGTGGCCGCCGGTGTTGTCGCCGTTGCCGGCGGCGCACACCCAGGGCACGTCGATGCTCAGGAGCAGTTCGGCGTTGTAGCGGTTGGCGACGCGCACGTCGTCCGGGGGCAGGGACCAGCCGGCGCTCATGGTGAAGATCTGCACGCCGTTGTCGAGCCCGAACTGGAGGCCTTCGACCATGTCGGCGAAATAGCCGGGCACCGTGCGCAGGACCATGAGGGTCGCGCCCGGCGCGGCGCCGGTGGTGGTGCCGTTGGTGCCGTCGCCCACGATCAGCCCGCCGGTGTGGGTGCCGTGGAAATAGGGCGCGTTGCCGTCGTAGGGGTCGTTGTCGTCGTCGACCGCGTCCCAGCCGTGGTTCGGATAGGCGGCGCCGCCGTCCCAAAGGTGATTCGCCAGATCCGGGTGGTCGTAGATGAGCCCGGTGTCGAGGTGCCCGACGAGCACCCCCGCCCCGGTGAGGCCCGCGGCCCAGGCCTGGTTGGCGCCGATGGTCGTCAGGTGCCAGGCGAGGGCCTTCGCCGCCGTCTGCGCGGCCGGTTCGGGGCTGGGACGGGCCCACACCTCGTTCTTGTGGTCATCGAGCCACATGCGGCCGACCTCGGGGTGGGCGGCCAGGCGCTGCACGCCGGACGGGGTCAGGGGCACCAGGAGGGCCCCGGCGAGCCACAGGGGCTCGGCCGCGCCGGCCTGGCCGGACTTGGCCAGGTCCGTGAGGTCGGCGGCGAGGCGCTGATGGGCGGTGTCGAGCTGGTGCCGGGCCGCGGCCGCGATCACCTCGCGCCGGGTGGCCCGGGAGGCGCCTTTCAAGGCGGCGGCCATGGCCGTCGGGTCGAGCCGCTCGGCGGGCACGACCATCACCCGCAGCATCTCGTCGGCCTTGGCCACGTCCAGGGCCGCGGCCAGCTCCGGCGCGACGACCGGCAGCTGGACCTCGCGGCGCGTCAGGGGCTGCGCGGCCAGGAGCAGGGCGTCGGCCCGCTTCGTCTCCGGGACGATGGCCGTCACCACCGCCGTGGGGTGGAAGCGCAGCTCGGGTTCGCCCGTGCGCCAGCGGAAGGTGCGCGCCAGGACGTTGTCGCTCTCGTCGCTCTCGGCCAGGTCGTTCTCCGGGTCGAGCACCAGGCGCAGGGTGTGGTCGCCGGCGGGCAGCACCACCGGGAAGTCCTCCAGCGGCACGTAGGTGCCGGTGGCCAGGCCGCCCTCGAGCACCCACGAGGCGGCGGGCTGGCCGTCGATCTCCAGGTCGATGAAGAAGGCGTCGGTCGCGTCGGCGAGGCCGTCGTTCAGGAAGGCGAAGCTCACCCAGGCGGTGTCGCCGGCGGCGACGTAGCCGTCGGAGCGCGCGCCGCGGATCATGTTGGCGACCAGGGCCGTGTCCCAGTCGGCGGGCGTGAAGGGCGCCAGGTTGGGCGCCAGGGCGTGCCGGCTCGTGTAGACGTTGTGGCCTTCGGTGGGGTAGTCGCGCCGGTCGATCCACGCGGCGTGGATCAGGTCGGTGCCCACCAGGCCGTCGGCCGAGTGGAACTGCGGTTCGACGCGCGGCTGCTCGGTCACCAGCTCGACGTCGCCGAAGAACGCCACCTGCCCGTAGCCCGAACCGAGGCGGCTGGCCAGCTCGAACTCGTCGCCGCCCGGCGGCGCGTCGAGCCACACGGCGCCCACCACCCCGTCGCGCGTGAAGATCGCCGGCCCGACGCTGTCGTACTCGTCGGCCACCAGGCCGTAGGGGCCGAACCACGAGGCGCCGGAGTCCCAGCTGTAGAGGTAGATGATGTCGCCGTCGCTGCCGATGCCGTCGCTCCAGTCGAGCTGGAAGACGGTGAAGACGTCGCTCCCCTGGCAGGCCAGGCGCGGGAAACCGGCGTTGTTCGACGTCCAGCCGGTCATGCTCGCCGGATCGCTGAACGAACCCGTATACGCGTCGGTGGCGATGAGGATCTCGGTCTCGCCCGTGTACGCGTCGACCTCGGCGTTGATGAAGTGCACCGTGCCGCCGCTCATGGCCACGTCGGGCCAGTAGTCGGCGTAGCCGTCGGGCAGGAACCAGTCGTAGGTCACCGAGTTGCCGCCGTTGCTCGAGGCCATGAAGACCAGGGTCCACTCGTAGGCCAGATAGTCGTAGTTGATGGTCAGCCAGCCGGCCGCGATGAAGACCTTGGCGAAGTCGCCGGCGCCGGAGACGGCGATGCTCGGCGTGGCGCAGGGCTCGCCCACGGCCAGGCCCTTGACCCACGCCCACTGGGTCGGCGCGTCGGGATTGGTGGTGCGCGAGCGCAGGATGTAGCCGTCGGCCCGCACCCACGTCACGTGCAGGTAGCCGCCGCCGTCGATGGCGATCTCGGGGTGGTACTCGTCCTCGAGGAAGCTCGGCATCTCCCACACCTGCCAGGTGGCGCCGTCATCGGTCGAACGGGCGATGTGGATGTCGCGGTCGGTGCCGCCGAGATCCTTGGCCGCGAACACGGCGTACAGGGTGCCGGTGCCGGGCACGGCGGCCACCGAGACGTACTCGTCGTTCATGTCGGTGGGGTTGGCGAGCTTCTGGTCGGCTGTCCACGGCGGGCTCTTGGCGGCCCGCCGTGGGGCGACCGGTCCGTCCAGCCGCGGGGGCACGACAGCCGGACTGGCGGTGGCGTCGGCGAGGTGCCGGCGCAGGAAATGGGGGTCGGTCAGGTGCTGGACCTGTGCCATCAGTGTGGGGGAAAGGTGATGTACCGGGCGAGACGCCTTTCCGACCCCCTTGGTCTGGTCGGTGAGGTCCACGTCGACGAGATCGGGACGGGTGGCCTTCAGGCCGGCCGCGCCGGCGGTGAGGCGATTCCGGTGCGGGGCGAGGGAGAGGGTCAGGGCCCTGTCTGCCTCCGTGCGCGGCGGCGCGACCCGAGTGGGCGTGCCCAGATCGTGGGCGAGGTCGCCGCCACGCACGGCGCCGCCGACCGTCCCCGCGGGGAGGCCGAGCAGCAACGGCAGGCAGAAGAAGGTGGCTGGCAGCAGGCGTCGCACCGGATCGCGTCTCCTTGCGTGGGCCTCGGCGGGCACGGATTCCCGCCGCGAGGACTTGATTGTATCATAAAACATCAAAAAAACTAAAGAATTTTTAAATAAAATGCGTGGCGGCCGGAAAGTTGTATCGTATATTTACGATCTACGATGAAAGGACTCCCATGGCGACCCCGAGCGTGTTCCCGACCGATCTGCTGGCCCTGGCCGACACGGCCAAGGCCCTGGCCCATCCGGCCCGGCTGCGCATCCTGCAGATCCTGGCCGCGACCCCGGGCTGCATGTGCGGCGACATCGTCGAGCAGCTGCCTCTGGCCCAGGCCACCGTCTCGCAGCACCTGAAGGAGCTGCGCCGGGTGGGCCTGATCCAGGGCGAGATCAGCGGGCCGCGACGGTGCTACTGCATCGACCCGGTGGTGCTGGAGCGCGCCGTGGCCGCCTTCACCACGCTGCTGGGGGCCATGTCCCCGTGCACCCTCCGAGGAGAGAACGATGACCCCGAAACCGGATGCTGCTGAGATCAAGAAGATGGTGACCGACGGCTACGGCGAGATCGCCCGCACGGGCGGCTCTTGCTGCGGACCCGCCGGCGACTGCGACAACCTGTCCGGCATCAGCTTCAGCAAGGGCTACCAGCAGGTCGACGGCTACGTGCCCGACGCCGACCTCGGACTCGGCTGCGGACTGCCGACCGAGGACGCCTTCATCAGGCCCGGCGAAACCGTGCTCGACCTGGGCAGCGGCGCCGGCAACGACGTCTTCATCGCGAGCACGCTCGTGGGCCCGACCGGCCGGGTCGTCGGCCTGGACATGACCGCCGACATGGTCGACCGCGCGCGGGAGAACGCCGCCCGCCTCGGCCGCACCAACGTCGAATTCGTCCACGGGGAGATCGAGGACATTCCGCTGGAGAGCGCCGTGGTCGACCTCGTCGTCAGCAACTGCGTCCTGAATCTCGTGCCCGACAAGGACAAGGCCTTCGCCGAGATCCACCGCGTGCTGAAGCCGGGCGGTCGCTTCTCCATCTCGGACGTCGTGCTCGCGGGCACGTTGCCGCCGGCTCTCGCCGAGGCCAGCCTGCTCTACGTGGGCTGCGTGGCCGGGGCCCAGCAGGAGGACGAGTACCTGGCCACCGTCGCGGCGGCCGGCCTGGTCGACGTGGCCGTGCAGAAGCGCCGCGAGATCACCCTGCCGGACGGCGTGGTGGAGAACGTGCTCGGCGTCGAGGGCGCGGCGGCGTTCGCCGCTTCGGGCGTGAAGATCCTGAGCATCACCGTGACGGGGCGTCGGGCCGCCGGCGCCTAGCGGCGGCGGGTGCGGCGCGGTGGCGTCAGGCCGCCGCGCGGAACCCCGTCGCCCCCGCGGAATCACGCCGGGGACGGCTTGGCAAGGGGCGCGCCAGCGGCTAACTTGACGGGGCCGTCGCAGGACGGCCGTCGGACTCGCCCGGAACGGGAGGTCGCGTGATGACCCTGCCCAAACCGGAAACCGGCCTGGCCCACTTCGTCCAGGTCCTGGGCATCGGCGTCTGGGCGCTGCTGCTCGGATCCCGGCTCCTCGTGTGGTCGCACCGCCCGGGGCGCGAGACGTTCCTCGACCGCCGCTGGGGCGCCATGGTCGGCGACGGGCGGACGGGCGGGGATGCAGCGGGGCCGCTGCTGCTGAAGATCGCGCTGGCCGTGTGCGTCGTCGGCTTCCTGATCAATCTCGTCGAGCACCTCGAGCGCGGCGTGCACTACAACCGCTCGCTGATCGTGGTGGGCGTGCTCTCGCTGCTCATCCTGGCGCTCGGTTCCGGTTGAGCCCGCGGGCGCCGCCGGCCGTCACCCGCAGCCCGTCCGGAGTCCGCATGCCCCGACCGCCCCGTCCCGAGAAGGTCGCGCCGAAGCTCTTCGAGTACAAGCTGCCCGGCGGCTGGATCGTGCTGGCCGGTCGCACCGACGAGGACAACGACCGCCTCTCCCTGAAGATCGCCAAGGCCAACGACTGGTGGTTCCACGTCAAGGGCCTGCCCGGCAGCCACGTGGTGCTGCAGGTGCCGGCGGGCGAGGAGCCGGACAACGCCACGGTGAAGGCCGCCGCGGCCATCGCCGCCTGGCACAGCAAGAAGCGCGAGGCCCGCCAGGTGGCGGTCAGCGCCACGCGCGCCCGCTACGTCACCAAGCCCCGGGGCGCCAAGCCCGGCACCGTGGAGATCCGCAAGGAGAAGGTGCTGAACGTGCGGCCGGGGCTGCCCGAGGAGAATCCGTGAGCGAACTGCTGACCGGCGCCTGGCTCGATTCCCTGACCACCGATCCCTATCTGCGCCTGGGCGCCATCGTCGCCGGTGCGGTCGTGCTGGCGCTGCTGGCCCGCCTCGTGCTCGTGCCGCTCCTGCGCCGGCTGGCCCGGCGCACCTCGTCGGACATCGACGATCAGCTCGTCGACCTCCTCGGCCCGGCCATCTTCCGCACGGTCATCCTGCAGGGGGTGAACGTGGCCGTGAGCGACTTCGTCCTCGATCCGCGTGTCGACCGGATCGTCGTGGCGATCACCGTGACCCTGATGGTCCTCATCTGGGGCCAGGTCTTCCTGCGGGGGGGCAATCTCTTCTTCGGCCGGCTGAGCGAGAACGCCGACCGCACCAACTGGATCCAGCCCCAGACCCTGCCGCTGGTCCGGTTCGTGCTGAAGGTGCTGCTGTTCGCGGTCATGTCCTACCTGATCATGTCGGCGTGGCGCATCAACCTGACGAGCTGGCTGGCCAGCGCCGGCGTGGTCGGCATCGCCGTCGGCTTCGCGGCCAAGGACACCCTCGCCAACTTCTTCTCGGGTGTCTTCATCCTGGCCGACGCCCCGTATCGCGTGGGGCAGTACATCATCATCGACGGCGACACCCGGGGCGTGGTCACGGAGATCGGCATGCGCTCGACGCGCCTGCTCACCCGGGACAACGTCGAGGTCACGGTGCCCAACGCCGTCATCGGCAACGCCAAGATCGTCAACGAGTCGAGCGGGCCGTCGCAGCACATGCGGGTGCGCGTCGACGTCTCGGTCGCCTACGGCAGCGACGTCGACCGGGTGCGCGAGGTCCTCGGCGCCTGCACGGTCGGGCTGGAGAACGGCGCCGACGACCAGCCGGGCGTGGTCCGCTTCTCTGCCATGGGCGCCTCCGGCCTCGATTTCCAGGTGCTGGTCTGGGTGAAGCATCCGGTGTACCGGGGCCGCCTCATCGACGAGCTGAACACGCGCGTGTACAAGGCGCTGGCCGCGGCCGGCATCGAGATCCCCTTCCCGCAGCGCGATCTGCACATCCGCTCGTGGCCGGCGGGTGAACAGGGCTTGTCAAGACCAGACGCCTGACGTAGACTCAGTCTGCGGCGGCAAGGGGGAGCCTCGCGCCGTATCCGGACCCACCCCTGGGACTGTGGAGAAACCATGAACAGGATCATGTGCCTGATCGCGTGCGCGTGCGCATGCGCCCTGGTGACGTTGGCCGGCTGCGGGGACGATCCGGCAGGCCCGAGCGCCGTGCCGGGGTTCCTGCACCTGACCACCCAGGCCGAGGTCGACGCCCAGGCCGGCCTGCGCGAGGTCTCGGGAGCCCTGACCATCGGGCCCAGCGACGACATCGTCTCCCTCGCGCCTCTGGCCGGGCTGGTGCAGGTGGGCGAATCCCTGCGGATCTTCGACAACGCCCGGCTGACGAGCCTGGCCCCCCTGGCCGATTTGCGGGGCGAGATCCCGATCGTCGAGATCGGGGGCAACCCGCTCCTGACGCACCTGAACGGTCTGGGCGGCGTGCGGCCCACCCAGACCTTCTCCCTGAGCAGCAACGCGGTCCTGGGCGATGTCTCCGGTCTGGGCGACCTGAGCGGCGTGCGCCGGATGCAGATCAACGGCAACCCCGCCCTGGCCGATCTGTCGGCCCTGGCGGGGCTCGACTCGCTGCGGCATCTCATTCTGCGGGCGGGGCACGCCGCGGCGACGCCGGCCCAGCTGGGGACCATGCCGGCGCTCGAGCGGCTCGAGCTGACGGGGATGCCGGGCGTGCGCGATTTCGCCTTGCCGGGTGCGCCCAACCTGGCCGAACTGCGGGCCATGGATCTGGCGAATCTCGAGGAACTGGGCGACCTGTCGGGGCTGTCCTCGCTGGCGAGCCTGATCGTCACGGGTGCTCCCCGACTCGCCCGCTGCGGCGCCGTCGGCGCGACGCCCGGCCTGGCGGTCCTCTCGGTGAACCGCGCGGCGCTGCTGACCGACGTCTCGGGCTTCACGGACCTGTCCGGGCTGGAAGTCCTCGAGCTGGACGAACTCTCCGCCCTGACGACCCTCGCCGGCCTGCCCGAACTGCCGGGCCTGCGGAACCTGAGCCTGGGCAACCTGCCCCTGCTCGCGGAGATGCCGGCCTGGACAGGGACCGCCCCGCTCGGCATCGTCGTCTTCGCCTGCGACGGGCTGGCGCGGTTGGCCGACCTGCCCCTGTCCGACCGGCTGCAGAACCTGTCGGTCGGGCACTGCCCGCTCGTGGCCGGCGTCGCGGAGCTGTCCGGGGCCACGGCCCTGCAGACCCTGACCCTGCGCGATCTGCCCGGCGTGGTCGGCCTGGACGGCCTGCAGATGCCGGCGACCCTGCGCTTCCTGCAGCTGAACGCGCTGGACGGGCTGACGAGCCTCGCCGGCGTCTCGGACCTGCCGCCGCAGCTGGAGCTCGCGCTGATGGACATGGACGGCCTGACCTCGCTCGCGGGCCTGGAGCAGGTCACGGAACTGGGCGCTTTGGTCCTGAGCGCCAACGCGGCGCTGACCTCGCTGGCGGGTTTGGAGAATCTCGCGGTCCTGCGCAGCCAGCTCCGGGTCTATGCCAACGAATCCCTGGTCGCCATCGGCGCCTTCGCCGCCGACCTCGCCGTCCCGCAGGTGCAGATCGCCGGGAACCCGGCGCTCGACCAGTGCGTCGCGGCGGGCCTGGTGGCCGGTTGGCAGGGTGTGCAGTCGGTCCAGATCACCGAGAACGGCCCCTGCGCCGAATAGCGCCGGGGCCGTCCTCCGTTTCGACGATGGCGAGGGGGGTCAGCGCACGTCCCGCGACACCACCTCGCCCTCGATCACCACGCCCGTGCAGTGGCTCGCGTACTCGAAGGGGTCGCCGTCGTAGAGGGCGAGGTCGCCGTCCTTGCCCACCTCCAGCGAACCCAGCCGGTCGTCGAGGCCGAGGATGCGGGCGGGCGCCAGGGTGATGGCCTCGAGCGCCGCAGCGGTGCCGAGTCCGTGGGCCGCGGCCACCGCCGCCTCGAACAGGATCACCCGCACCTTGGGCACGTAGCCCTCGTAGCCGCTCTGGATCGCGAAGGGGATGCCGCTCTCGCGGAGCAGGCGCGCCGTCTCCATGCTCGCGTTCTCCGTCTCGAAGAAGGCCCGCATCATGGTCGGATGCAGCAGCACCGGCACGCCGGACTCGCGGATCGCGGGCAGGATCTGGTGGGCCTCGGCGGCGCCGTCCAGCCACAGGCGCACGTCGAACTCGCGGGCCAGGTCCAGGGCGTTGACCAGGTCGCGGGTGCGGTGGGCGGTCACCATCAGGGCGAGGTCGCCGTCGAGGACCTTCACCAGCGACTCGAGATGCAGGTCGCGCGCCGGGGCCTCGACCTCGTCGTCGTCGGCCGCGCGCGCGGCCTGGCGGCGGTACTCGTCGGCCCGGATCAGGTCCTGGCGCAGCAGGGCCACGGTCTTGGCCCGGGTCGTGAACATCTTGCTGCCGCCGAAGGGTCCGGCGGGCGGGGTCAGCGTCACGGCGACCGCCGTCTCCCGCTGCAGCGCCGCCTCGTCCACCGTGGCGCCGCGGGTCTTGACGACCATGGTCTGGCCCGAGATGGGGGCGCCGGGGGAGTGCCCGGTGTGCACGGTCGTCACGCCGAAGCTGCGCACCCAGGCCACCAGCGCCTCCTGGGGGTTGTAGGCGTCGACCGCCCGCAGTTCGGGCTGCATCTTCTCCGACGTCTCGAGGTGGTCCTGGTCGTGGGCCTGGTTGAAGATGCCGGTCAGGCCGACCGTGCCGTGCACGTCGACGAGTCCGGGCGTGACCACGGCGGCCTCGAGGACCTCGTAGCCGGCGGGGATCGTGATCTCGGCGGCGGGGCCGACGGCGGCGATGCGGCCGTCGGTGACGACGACCACGCCGTCGGTGATGGGTGCGCCGGAGACGGGGTAGACCGTGCCGCCGCGCACCGCCACCTGGGCGGCGGCGGGCGCCGCCAGCAGGACGGCGGCGGTCAGGTTCAGGAAGAGCTTCATCACGACTCGCCTCCGTTCTCGTAGCAGCAGAGGAAGGGCTCGGTGTCCTTGCCGGCGCCCTGTCCGCCTTCGGCGTGCAGGCGGTCGTCGGCGTCGTCGATGTCGAAGACCTTCTCGCCGGCGACCCAGGTCTCGAGCACCCGGGTGTACGTGCTCAGGGGGTCGCCGTCGAGGATGACGAAGTCCGCGTCCTTGCCCCTGGCGAGGCTGCCGATGCGGTCGTCGAGGCCGAGCATGATCGCGCCGTTCAGCGTGACCGAGCGCAGGGCCGTCTCACGGTCGAGGCCGCCGCGCACACCCATGGCGGCCGAGCGCAGGAAGAGGCGGCTGTCGGTGATCCAGTCGTCGGTGTGGTAGGCGATCAGCGCGCCGGCCCGGGCCAGGACGGCGCCCGTCTCGAACTTCAGGTCGACGGCCTCCAGTTTGCCGCCCGGACTGTCGACGGTGATGATGCTGCAGCCGACGCCCGCGGCGGCGATCTGCCCGGCCACCTTCCAGCCTTCGCTCAGGTGGTGCAGGACGACCTTGAAGCCGAACTCCTCGCGCAGGCGCAGGACGGTCATGATGTCGTCGGCCCGGTGGGTGTGGTGGTGCACGACCCGCCGGCCGGCGAGCACCTCGACCAGCGTCTCGAGGTCGAGGTCGCGCGGCGGCAGCTTGGCCGGATCGCCGTCGGCCGCCGCGACCTTCGCCCCGTACTCCTGGGCGGCGATGAACTTCTCGCGCACCAGGTAGGCCGAC
The sequence above is a segment of the bacterium genome. Coding sequences within it:
- a CDS encoding mechanosensitive ion channel family protein; translated protein: MSELLTGAWLDSLTTDPYLRLGAIVAGAVVLALLARLVLVPLLRRLARRTSSDIDDQLVDLLGPAIFRTVILQGVNVAVSDFVLDPRVDRIVVAITVTLMVLIWGQVFLRGGNLFFGRLSENADRTNWIQPQTLPLVRFVLKVLLFAVMSYLIMSAWRINLTSWLASAGVVGIAVGFAAKDTLANFFSGVFILADAPYRVGQYIIIDGDTRGVVTEIGMRSTRLLTRDNVEVTVPNAVIGNAKIVNESSGPSQHMRVRVDVSVAYGSDVDRVREVLGACTVGLENGADDQPGVVRFSAMGASGLDFQVLVWVKHPVYRGRLIDELNTRVYKALAAAGIEIPFPQRDLHIRSWPAGEQGLSRPDA
- a CDS encoding DUF814 domain-containing protein, with the translated sequence MPRPPRPEKVAPKLFEYKLPGGWIVLAGRTDEDNDRLSLKIAKANDWWFHVKGLPGSHVVLQVPAGEEPDNATVKAAAAIAAWHSKKREARQVAVSATRARYVTKPRGAKPGTVEIRKEKVLNVRPGLPEENP
- a CDS encoding amidohydrolase family protein, producing the protein MRLPLVLLLLLTAVLTARPATAAPTAFVGARLIPVDGPEIPAGVLVVEDGRIRAIGSVDDIGVPGNATLVDVSGRVIMPGLVDTHSHIGGFRAADDSGPIQPGVRIRDGLNVFDSGYRRAVAGGLTTLNVMPGSAYLSSGQTIYLKMRRTGPGTRVFTPEDLAYLDADGRVMGGLKMANGTNSRRQAPFPGTRAKSAYLVREKFIAAQEYGAKVAAADGDPAKLPPRDLDLETLVEVLAGRRVVHHHTHRADDIMTVLRLREEFGFKVVLHHLSEGWKVAGQIAAAGVGCSIITVDSPGGKLEAVDLKFETGAVLARAGALIAYHTDDWITDSRLFLRSAAMGVRGGLDRETALRSVTLNGAIMLGLDDRIGSLARGKDADFVILDGDPLSTYTRVLETWVAGEKVFDIDDADDRLHAEGGQGAGKDTEPFLCCYENGGES
- a CDS encoding winged helix-turn-helix transcriptional regulator, which gives rise to MATPSVFPTDLLALADTAKALAHPARLRILQILAATPGCMCGDIVEQLPLAQATVSQHLKELRRVGLIQGEISGPRRCYCIDPVVLERAVAAFTTLLGAMSPCTLRGENDDPETGCC
- a CDS encoding S8 family serine peptidase gives rise to the protein MRRLLPATFFCLPLLLGLPAGTVGGAVRGGDLAHDLGTPTRVAPPRTEADRALTLSLAPHRNRLTAGAAGLKATRPDLVDVDLTDQTKGVGKASRPVHHLSPTLMAQVQHLTDPHFLRRHLADATASPAVVPPRLDGPVAPRRAAKSPPWTADQKLANPTDMNDEYVSVAAVPGTGTLYAVFAAKDLGGTDRDIHIARSTDDGATWQVWEMPSFLEDEYHPEIAIDGGGYLHVTWVRADGYILRSRTTNPDAPTQWAWVKGLAVGEPCATPSIAVSGAGDFAKVFIAAGWLTINYDYLAYEWTLVFMASSNGGNSVTYDWFLPDGYADYWPDVAMSGGTVHFINAEVDAYTGETEILIATDAYTGSFSDPASMTGWTSNNAGFPRLACQGSDVFTVFQLDWSDGIGSDGDIIYLYSWDSGASWFGPYGLVADEYDSVGPAIFTRDGVVGAVWLDAPPGGDEFELASRLGSGYGQVAFFGDVELVTEQPRVEPQFHSADGLVGTDLIHAAWIDRRDYPTEGHNVYTSRHALAPNLAPFTPADWDTALVANMIRGARSDGYVAAGDTAWVSFAFLNDGLADATDAFFIDLEIDGQPAASWVLEGGLATGTYVPLEDFPVVLPAGDHTLRLVLDPENDLAESDESDNVLARTFRWRTGEPELRFHPTAVVTAIVPETKRADALLLAAQPLTRREVQLPVVAPELAAALDVAKADEMLRVMVVPAERLDPTAMAAALKGASRATRREVIAAAARHQLDTAHQRLAADLTDLAKSGQAGAAEPLWLAGALLVPLTPSGVQRLAAHPEVGRMWLDDHKNEVWARPSPEPAAQTAAKALAWHLTTIGANQAWAAGLTGAGVLVGHLDTGLIYDHPDLANHLWDGGAAYPNHGWDAVDDDNDPYDGNAPYFHGTHTGGLIVGDGTNGTTTGAAPGATLMVLRTVPGYFADMVEGLQFGLDNGVQIFTMSAGWSLPPDDVRVANRYNAELLLSIDVPWVCAAGNGDNTGGHYALPDDIGSPGDCPNPWYAPNGGAAAVITVGAVDSAWQVGPTSSRGPTEWNTANPHGDTPYDDYPYPPGLMKPDLAAPGVSVTSTTGLDGYVAYDGTSMACPLVTAAFCLALEKTPGLTPAQLAETFETTAHDLTAAPAASGRDNATGAGLIAIPAALDYVPASAPLGVQITNYGELPLVFGAVYAPAAWLQVAGVPAWLDPGASATVQVLIDPAGLAEGTYESDVIFMTNDPHGASVLPVTLLYGQQVTPTPDEVPGLAAGTLRAAPNPFNPRTTIRFVTARSGPVRLDIHDVRGARVRRLVAGSLAAGDHDVTWDGCDDAGRGLASGTYFARLAAPGSPDAVRKLTLVR
- a CDS encoding amidohydrolase family protein, with product MKLFLNLTAAVLLAAPAAAQVAVRGGTVYPVSGAPITDGVVVVTDGRIAAVGPAAEITIPAGYEVLEAAVVTPGLVDVHGTVGLTGIFNQAHDQDHLETSEKMQPELRAVDAYNPQEALVAWVRSFGVTTVHTGHSPGAPISGQTMVVKTRGATVDEAALQRETAVAVTLTPPAGPFGGSKMFTTRAKTVALLRQDLIRADEYRRQAARAADDDEVEAPARDLHLESLVKVLDGDLALMVTAHRTRDLVNALDLAREFDVRLWLDGAAEAHQILPAIRESGVPVLLHPTMMRAFFETENASMETARLLRESGIPFAIQSGYEGYVPKVRVILFEAAVAAAHGLGTAAALEAITLAPARILGLDDRLGSLEVGKDGDLALYDGDPFEYASHCTGVVIEGEVVSRDVR
- the arsM gene encoding arsenite methyltransferase is translated as MTPKPDAAEIKKMVTDGYGEIARTGGSCCGPAGDCDNLSGISFSKGYQQVDGYVPDADLGLGCGLPTEDAFIRPGETVLDLGSGAGNDVFIASTLVGPTGRVVGLDMTADMVDRARENAARLGRTNVEFVHGEIEDIPLESAVVDLVVSNCVLNLVPDKDKAFAEIHRVLKPGGRFSISDVVLAGTLPPALAEASLLYVGCVAGAQQEDEYLATVAAAGLVDVAVQKRREITLPDGVVENVLGVEGAAAFAASGVKILSITVTGRRAAGA